One window of the Streptomyces asoensis genome contains the following:
- a CDS encoding sigma-70 family RNA polymerase sigma factor, translating to MRTYAEAGRHWRATIADAQAGDRRALDELVAGWLPLVYNIVGRALNGHADVDDVVQETMLRAVDNLGSLRDPDSFRSWLVAIAMRQIRDRARRRTPQRLDESVPPGEAADFAELTVLRLQLEGQRREVAEAARWLDDEDRQLLSLWWLEVAGELTRRELAAAVGISRQHAAVRVQRVKERLEVSRGIVRALDGACPDLRELSTRWNGRPDSVWRKRLARHIRGCGYCGDTRESVVPAERLLVGIALVPVPAGFTISLALGGKTAAAATGTASAGWSAKVLTALSKPAVAVTAGATLAAGGAYVVVQTPDDPPARAAVVPTAASTPATAPSAPGPAASRSVSPSLSPSPSASERRTARYGSVVDAVDSAPGPHTPPAALPERPASGVTSSGGAHATMNHRGDGVTLSGQGYVLVRWQISPQYRSGALVMPSWTGLKGKLFHVASGGGRRMDDPVSATDATATGMGSTATGYIVLPSGTQQMWQNEYFYLAGSVTLTVNERGADYGLNVFPTTWDAVEKDVTSGPGQGAKRYGLVRDTGEDDTPVPQYVTRETPADPATVPQASRV from the coding sequence ATGAGGACGTACGCCGAGGCCGGCCGGCACTGGCGGGCCACCATCGCCGACGCACAGGCCGGCGACCGGCGCGCGCTGGACGAGTTGGTGGCGGGCTGGCTGCCGCTGGTCTACAACATCGTCGGCCGCGCCCTGAACGGCCACGCCGACGTCGACGACGTCGTGCAGGAGACCATGCTGCGCGCCGTCGACAACCTCGGCTCGCTGCGCGACCCCGACAGCTTCCGCTCCTGGCTGGTCGCGATCGCCATGCGGCAGATCCGGGACCGCGCGCGCCGCAGGACACCGCAGCGCCTCGACGAGAGCGTGCCGCCCGGCGAAGCCGCCGACTTCGCCGAACTCACCGTGCTCCGGCTCCAGTTGGAGGGGCAGCGGCGCGAGGTCGCGGAGGCGGCACGCTGGCTCGACGACGAGGACCGGCAACTGCTGTCCCTGTGGTGGCTGGAGGTCGCGGGCGAGCTCACCCGACGCGAGCTGGCCGCGGCCGTCGGCATCAGCCGGCAGCACGCCGCCGTGCGCGTCCAGCGGGTGAAGGAGCGACTGGAGGTCTCCCGGGGCATCGTGCGCGCCCTCGACGGCGCCTGCCCCGACCTGCGCGAACTGAGCACCCGCTGGAACGGCCGGCCGGACTCCGTGTGGCGCAAGCGGCTGGCCCGGCACATCCGCGGCTGCGGCTACTGCGGCGACACCCGTGAGTCCGTCGTACCGGCGGAACGGCTGCTCGTCGGGATCGCGCTGGTCCCGGTGCCGGCCGGCTTCACGATCTCGCTGGCCCTCGGCGGCAAGACGGCCGCCGCGGCCACCGGCACGGCCTCCGCCGGCTGGTCCGCGAAGGTGCTGACCGCGCTCAGCAAGCCGGCCGTCGCGGTCACGGCCGGCGCGACACTCGCCGCGGGCGGCGCCTATGTCGTCGTGCAGACCCCCGACGACCCGCCCGCACGCGCCGCCGTGGTCCCCACGGCGGCGAGCACACCCGCCACCGCACCGTCCGCGCCCGGCCCCGCCGCTTCCCGCTCGGTTTCCCCGTCGCTGTCCCCCTCACCGTCGGCGAGCGAGCGGCGGACGGCCCGGTACGGGAGTGTCGTCGACGCCGTCGACAGTGCGCCCGGCCCGCACACGCCACCCGCCGCCCTGCCGGAGCGGCCCGCGTCCGGCGTCACCAGCAGCGGCGGCGCGCACGCCACCATGAACCACCGCGGGGACGGTGTGACGCTCAGCGGCCAGGGCTATGTCCTCGTGCGCTGGCAGATATCGCCGCAGTACCGGTCCGGCGCCCTGGTGATGCCGAGCTGGACGGGGCTGAAGGGCAAGCTCTTCCATGTGGCCTCCGGCGGCGGCCGCCGCATGGACGACCCCGTCAGCGCCACGGACGCCACCGCCACCGGCATGGGCAGCACGGCCACCGGCTACATCGTCCTGCCGTCCGGCACCCAGCAGATGTGGCAGAACGAGTACTTCTACCTCGCCGGCAGCGTCACCCTCACCGTGAACGAGAGGGGCGCCGACTACGGCCTCAACGTGTTCCCGACGACCTGGGACGCCGTGGAGAAGGACGTCACGAGCGGCCCCGGCCAGGGCGCAAAGCGCTACGGCCTGGTCCGTGACACCGGCGAGGACGACACACCGGTCCCGCAGTACGTCACCCGCGAGACGCCGGCCGACCCGGCGACGGTCCCTCAGGCCTCGCGCGTGTAG
- a CDS encoding ABC transporter substrate-binding protein, giving the protein MLQTPSLSRAVSRRSLLRALGGTAALGGLAGCGVPAAYVRPGDRAGADLSADDKRLTWSNWPLYIDTDDDDPDRRPTLDAFRKSTGISVDYVEEINDNDEFFGKISPALMNHQQTGRDLIVISDWMCARFVRLGWVQEMDRAAQPHVTENLDPLLRSPAFDPGRACTVPWQSGITGIAYNRRKLGREIRSVSELWADDLKGRVTLLSGLDEAFALLMQGNGVDVTKWTADDFHQVCDEVEKQVDRGQIRRFTGNDYTKDLVSGDVLACQAYSGDVIQLQADNPDIRFVVPEEGAELWAESLMIPNLARHKANAEKLIDHYYRPEVAAELAAWVNYVCPVPAAQAVLADSDDEETAALAENPLIFPDAEMRKHLAIARDITSTERLEFARRWNAIAGL; this is encoded by the coding sequence GTGCTCCAGACTCCCTCGCTCTCCCGCGCCGTGTCCCGCCGTTCCCTGCTGCGCGCGCTCGGGGGCACCGCCGCTCTCGGCGGGCTCGCCGGCTGCGGGGTGCCCGCCGCGTATGTGCGGCCCGGTGACCGCGCCGGGGCCGACCTCTCCGCCGACGACAAGCGGCTGACCTGGTCGAACTGGCCGCTCTACATCGACACGGACGACGACGACCCCGACCGGCGGCCCACGCTCGACGCCTTCCGCAAGAGCACGGGCATCTCCGTCGACTACGTCGAGGAGATCAACGACAACGACGAGTTCTTCGGCAAGATCAGCCCCGCGCTGATGAACCATCAGCAGACCGGCCGCGACCTGATCGTCATCAGCGACTGGATGTGCGCCCGGTTCGTACGGCTCGGCTGGGTGCAGGAGATGGACCGGGCCGCGCAGCCCCACGTCACCGAGAACCTCGACCCGCTGCTGCGTTCACCCGCCTTCGACCCCGGACGCGCGTGCACCGTGCCGTGGCAGTCCGGCATCACCGGCATCGCCTACAACCGGCGGAAACTGGGCCGGGAGATACGCAGCGTCTCGGAGCTGTGGGCCGACGACCTCAAGGGGCGGGTGACGCTGCTGTCCGGCCTGGACGAGGCGTTCGCGCTGCTGATGCAGGGCAACGGTGTGGACGTCACGAAGTGGACGGCCGACGACTTCCACCAGGTCTGCGACGAGGTGGAGAAGCAGGTCGACCGCGGCCAGATACGCCGTTTCACCGGCAACGACTACACCAAGGACCTGGTCAGCGGCGATGTCCTGGCCTGTCAGGCGTACTCGGGCGATGTCATCCAGCTCCAGGCCGACAACCCCGACATCCGCTTCGTCGTGCCCGAGGAGGGCGCCGAGCTGTGGGCGGAGTCCCTGATGATTCCCAACCTCGCCCGGCACAAGGCGAACGCCGAGAAGCTGATCGACCACTACTACCGGCCCGAGGTCGCCGCCGAGCTCGCGGCCTGGGTGAACTACGTCTGCCCGGTCCCCGCCGCACAGGCGGTCCTCGCCGACTCCGACGACGAGGAGACGGCGGCCCTCGCGGAGAACCCGCTGATCTTCCCGGACGCCGAAATGCGGAAACACCTCGCGATCGCGCGCGACATCACCTCCACGGAGCGACTGGAGTTCGCCAGGCGGTGGAACGCGATCGCGGGGCTCTGA
- a CDS encoding aspartate aminotransferase family protein, producing MSTKDLSRTAYDHLWMHFTRMSSYENSPVPTIVRGEGTYIYDDKGKRYLDGLAGLFVVQAGHGRVELAEAAFKQAQELAFFPVWSYAHPKAVELAERLADHAPGDLNKVFFTTGGGEAVETAWKLAKQYFKLTGKPTKYKVISRAVAYHGTPQGALSITGLPALKAPFEPLVPGAHKVPNTNIYRAPLFGDDPEAFGRWAADQIEQQILFEGPDTVAAVFLEPVQNAGGCFPPPPGYFQRVREICDQYDVLLVSDEVICAFGRLGTMFACDKFDYVPDMITCAKGMTSGYSPIGACIISDKLAEPFYKGDNTFLHGYTFGGHPVSAAVGLANLDLFEREGLNQHVLDNEGAFRSTLEKLHDLPIVGDVRGNGFFYGIELVKDKHTKESFNDEETERVLYGFLSKALYDNGLYCRADDRGDPVVQLAPPLISNQETFDEIEQILRATLTEAWTKL from the coding sequence GTGAGCACCAAGGACCTCAGCCGCACCGCGTACGACCACCTGTGGATGCACTTCACCCGCATGTCCTCGTACGAGAACTCCCCCGTCCCGACCATCGTCCGGGGCGAGGGCACCTACATCTACGACGACAAGGGCAAGCGCTACCTCGACGGTCTCGCGGGCCTGTTCGTGGTCCAGGCCGGCCACGGCCGCGTGGAGCTCGCCGAGGCGGCGTTCAAGCAGGCGCAGGAGCTGGCGTTCTTCCCGGTGTGGTCCTACGCCCACCCGAAGGCCGTGGAGCTCGCCGAGCGCCTCGCGGACCACGCCCCCGGCGACCTGAACAAGGTCTTCTTCACCACCGGCGGCGGCGAGGCCGTCGAGACGGCCTGGAAGCTCGCCAAGCAGTACTTCAAGCTCACCGGCAAGCCGACCAAGTACAAGGTCATCTCCCGCGCGGTCGCCTACCACGGCACCCCGCAGGGCGCCCTGTCCATCACCGGCCTGCCGGCCCTGAAGGCCCCCTTCGAGCCGCTCGTCCCGGGCGCGCACAAGGTCCCGAACACCAACATCTACCGCGCCCCGCTGTTCGGCGACGACCCCGAGGCCTTCGGCCGCTGGGCCGCCGACCAGATCGAGCAGCAGATCCTCTTCGAGGGCCCGGACACGGTCGCCGCGGTCTTCCTGGAGCCGGTGCAGAACGCCGGCGGCTGCTTCCCGCCGCCGCCCGGCTACTTCCAGCGCGTGCGCGAGATCTGCGACCAGTACGACGTCCTGCTGGTCTCGGACGAGGTCATCTGCGCCTTCGGCCGCCTCGGCACGATGTTCGCCTGCGACAAGTTCGACTACGTCCCGGACATGATCACCTGCGCCAAGGGCATGACCTCGGGCTACTCCCCGATCGGCGCCTGCATCATCAGCGACAAGCTGGCCGAGCCGTTCTACAAGGGCGACAACACCTTCCTGCACGGCTACACCTTCGGCGGTCACCCGGTCTCCGCGGCGGTCGGCCTCGCCAACCTCGACCTGTTCGAGCGCGAGGGCCTCAACCAGCACGTCCTCGACAACGAGGGCGCCTTCCGCTCGACCCTGGAGAAGCTGCACGACCTGCCGATCGTCGGCGACGTCCGCGGCAACGGCTTCTTCTACGGCATCGAGCTCGTGAAGGACAAGCACACCAAGGAGTCCTTCAACGACGAGGAGACCGAGCGCGTCCTGTACGGCTTCCTCTCCAAGGCGCTGTACGACAACGGCCTGTACTGCCGTGCCGACGACCGCGGCGACCCGGTCGTCCAGCTCGCCCCGCCGCTGATCTCCAACCAGGAGACCTTCGACGAGATCGAGCAGATCCTGCGCGCGACGCTGACGGAGGCGTGGACGAAGCTGTGA
- a CDS encoding gamma-aminobutyraldehyde dehydrogenase has product MSTELGRLRKLRNYIAGEFRDAADGRTTEVVNPATGEAYATAPLSGPADVDAAMAAAAEAFPGWRDTTPAERQKALLKIADAFEERAEELIAAEVENTGKPIGLTRSEEIPPMVDQIRFFAGAARMLEGRSAGEYMDGMTSIIRREPVGVCAQVAPWNYPMMMAVWKFAPAIAAGNTVVLKPSDTTPASTVLIAEIIGSILPKGVFNVVTGDRDTGRLMVEHPTPAMASITGSVRAGMSVAESASKDLKRVHLELGGKAPVVVFEDTDIAKAVEDISVAGFFNAGQDCTAATRVLVQEGIHDEFVAALAKAAAETKTGQPDDEDVLFGPLNNPNQLQQVTGFIERLPAHAKVEAGGQRVGDKGYFYAATVVSGLKQDDEIIQNEVFGPVITVQSFTDEEQAVEWANGVEYALASSVWTKDHGRAMRMSKKLDFGCVWINTHIPLVAEMPHGGFKKSGYGKDLSGYGFDDYTRIKHVMTSLDA; this is encoded by the coding sequence GTGAGCACCGAGCTGGGACGGCTGCGCAAGCTACGCAACTACATCGCCGGCGAGTTCCGGGACGCCGCCGACGGACGGACCACCGAAGTGGTCAACCCCGCGACGGGCGAGGCCTACGCGACCGCGCCGCTGTCCGGCCCCGCGGACGTCGACGCCGCGATGGCGGCCGCCGCCGAGGCGTTCCCGGGCTGGCGCGACACGACGCCCGCCGAGCGCCAGAAGGCCCTGCTGAAGATCGCGGACGCGTTCGAGGAGCGGGCCGAGGAGCTCATCGCGGCCGAGGTGGAGAACACGGGCAAGCCGATCGGGCTGACCCGCTCCGAGGAGATCCCTCCCATGGTCGACCAGATCCGCTTCTTCGCGGGCGCGGCCCGGATGCTGGAGGGGCGCAGCGCCGGCGAGTACATGGACGGGATGACCTCGATCATCCGCCGTGAGCCGGTCGGCGTCTGCGCGCAGGTCGCGCCGTGGAACTACCCGATGATGATGGCCGTGTGGAAGTTCGCCCCGGCGATCGCGGCCGGCAACACGGTGGTGCTCAAGCCGTCCGACACCACGCCGGCCTCCACCGTCCTGATCGCCGAGATCATCGGTTCGATCCTGCCCAAGGGCGTCTTCAACGTCGTCACCGGCGACCGTGACACCGGCCGGCTGATGGTCGAGCACCCGACCCCGGCGATGGCCTCCATCACCGGTTCGGTGCGCGCGGGCATGTCGGTCGCCGAGTCGGCGTCGAAGGACCTCAAGCGCGTCCACCTGGAGCTGGGCGGCAAGGCGCCGGTCGTGGTCTTCGAGGACACCGACATCGCCAAGGCCGTCGAGGACATCTCCGTGGCGGGCTTCTTCAACGCCGGCCAGGACTGTACGGCGGCCACCCGCGTCCTCGTCCAGGAGGGCATCCACGACGAGTTCGTGGCGGCGCTCGCGAAGGCCGCGGCGGAGACCAAGACCGGCCAGCCGGACGACGAGGACGTGCTCTTCGGCCCGCTGAACAACCCCAACCAGCTCCAGCAGGTCACCGGCTTCATCGAGCGGCTGCCCGCCCACGCCAAGGTCGAGGCGGGCGGACAGCGGGTCGGTGACAAGGGCTACTTCTACGCCGCGACCGTCGTCTCCGGGCTGAAGCAGGACGACGAGATCATCCAGAACGAGGTCTTCGGGCCGGTCATCACCGTCCAGTCCTTCACGGACGAGGAGCAGGCGGTCGAGTGGGCCAACGGCGTCGAGTACGCCCTCGCCTCCTCGGTGTGGACCAAGGACCACGGCCGCGCGATGCGGATGTCCAAGAAGCTCGACTTCGGCTGCGTGTGGATCAACACCCACATTCCGCTGGTCGCCGAGATGCCCCACGGCGGGTTCAAGAAGTCCGGCTACGGCAAGGACCTGTCGGGCTACGGCTTCGACGACTACACGCGCATCAAGCACGTCATGACGTCCCTCGACGCGTAG
- a CDS encoding RNA polymerase sigma factor → MKRPARSRERAASALFAALYPRLAGWCRRLVDDDETAHEIASEAFTRLWARWTAVAEPQGFLFVTAANLVRDHWRKLERERRALRRATVEAAVAPPAEQADPSVRLLVQSLPDRLRVPILLHYYADMPIREVAVLTGRKEGTVKADLHAARELLRAHLRRSLDHTR, encoded by the coding sequence TTGAAACGGCCTGCTCGGTCCCGTGAGAGGGCGGCGTCCGCGTTGTTCGCCGCCCTCTACCCGCGCCTCGCCGGCTGGTGCCGCCGTCTCGTCGACGACGACGAGACGGCGCACGAGATCGCCTCGGAGGCGTTCACCCGGCTCTGGGCCCGCTGGACGGCCGTGGCGGAGCCCCAGGGCTTTCTCTTCGTCACCGCCGCCAACCTGGTCCGCGACCACTGGCGCAAGCTCGAACGCGAGCGCCGGGCCCTGCGCCGGGCCACCGTCGAGGCCGCCGTCGCCCCGCCCGCCGAGCAGGCCGACCCCTCGGTGCGGCTGCTCGTGCAGTCCCTGCCCGACCGGCTGCGCGTCCCGATCCTGCTGCACTACTACGCTGACATGCCGATCCGGGAGGTGGCCGTGCTGACCGGGCGCAAGGAAGGAACCGTCAAGGCCGACCTGCACGCGGCCCGCGAACTGCTCCGCGCCCACCTGAGGAGAAGCCTTGATCACACCCGCTGA
- a CDS encoding Tat pathway signal sequence domain protein, producing MPRTGLAALVVAGTALLVGAAPALADGGTPTPVPSTADRTASPTEAGSDATPVPAPTEAGTAPSAVPSQVSVVPRGGADTGVGEPSEGHGGLIGGSAAAVFAAAGTGFYVVRRRRATGA from the coding sequence ATGCCGCGAACGGGCCTCGCCGCCCTGGTAGTTGCGGGCACCGCCCTGTTGGTGGGCGCGGCGCCCGCGCTGGCCGACGGCGGGACGCCGACGCCCGTCCCCTCCACCGCGGACCGGACCGCGTCCCCCACCGAGGCCGGCAGCGACGCGACCCCGGTCCCGGCACCGACCGAGGCCGGTACCGCTCCGTCCGCCGTTCCGAGCCAGGTCAGCGTCGTGCCGCGGGGTGGGGCCGACACCGGGGTCGGCGAGCCCTCCGAGGGGCATGGCGGGCTGATCGGCGGCAGCGCGGCCGCGGTGTTCGCGGCGGCCGGCACGGGCTTCTACGTCGTACGGCGCCGGAGGGCGACCGGCGCATGA
- a CDS encoding serine hydrolase domain-containing protein, producing the protein MHARRRTAVLATSLVAVLAAGPLAAPAFAAPAPTSASTPASTSAHPAHALAVEALTAALTGLPDQDATAALVRVGGTDGTWRGSAGVHDLPSAAPADPDARFRAGSTTKVVTAAAVLRLAAERSIDLNTPIQHYLPGLLGGQFRPITVRQLLNHTSGIPAGDGLGDTFEEVYAHRFDTLTPQQVVASAAAKKPEFRPGTQQHYLNINYTILGLLIEKVTGRSYASETNRLVLRPAGMRDTYFPGTDPRIAGPHNRGYQAAKKADGTTELVDVTEWNQADRFAAGDMISTTADLERLLTSLFRGRLVPGPQLREMFTLPAHIDGATYSAGLQRFVYEGKVYWLKSGARYGYSALIAGTRDLSRTLVYSVNSTDAKGEDMNPVAQRIAMAALK; encoded by the coding sequence ATGCACGCTCGCCGTCGCACCGCCGTCCTCGCCACCTCCCTGGTGGCCGTCCTCGCCGCGGGCCCGCTGGCCGCGCCCGCCTTCGCGGCGCCCGCGCCGACCTCGGCCTCGACTCCGGCCTCGACCTCGGCCCACCCCGCGCACGCCCTCGCCGTCGAAGCCCTGACCGCCGCGCTCACCGGACTCCCGGACCAGGACGCGACCGCCGCCCTCGTCCGGGTCGGCGGCACCGACGGCACCTGGCGCGGCAGCGCGGGCGTGCACGACCTGCCGAGCGCCGCGCCGGCCGACCCCGACGCCCGCTTCCGGGCCGGTTCGACGACGAAGGTGGTGACGGCGGCGGCCGTCCTGCGCCTGGCGGCCGAGCGGAGTATCGACCTGAACACGCCGATCCAGCACTACCTGCCCGGCCTGCTCGGCGGGCAGTTCCGGCCGATCACCGTACGGCAGCTGCTCAACCACACCAGCGGCATCCCGGCGGGCGACGGCCTCGGGGACACCTTCGAGGAGGTGTACGCGCACCGCTTCGACACGCTCACACCGCAGCAGGTCGTGGCCTCGGCGGCGGCGAAGAAGCCGGAGTTCCGCCCGGGCACGCAACAGCACTACCTGAACATCAACTACACGATCCTGGGCCTGCTGATCGAGAAGGTGACCGGCCGCTCGTACGCCTCGGAAACCAACCGGCTCGTCCTGAGGCCCGCCGGCATGCGGGACACGTACTTCCCCGGTACCGACCCGCGCATCGCCGGCCCGCACAACCGCGGCTACCAGGCGGCGAAGAAGGCGGACGGGACGACGGAGCTCGTGGACGTCACCGAGTGGAACCAGGCGGACCGGTTCGCGGCAGGCGACATGATCTCCACCACCGCCGACCTGGAGCGCCTCCTCACCTCCCTCTTCCGGGGCCGCCTCGTGCCGGGGCCCCAACTGCGGGAGATGTTCACGCTCCCGGCGCACATCGACGGCGCCACCTACAGCGCGGGCCTCCAGCGCTTCGTGTACGAGGGGAAGGTCTACTGGCTCAAGTCGGGCGCCCGGTACGGCTACAGCGCGCTGATCGCCGGCACCCGCGACCTCAGCCGCACCCTCGTCTACTCGGTCAACTCCACGGACGCGAAGGGCGAGGACATGAACCCGGTGGCCCAGCGCATCGCCATGGCCGCACTCAAGTGA
- a CDS encoding class F sortase, with protein sequence MSPLSRRALILSALAAPLVAGCAGDPADPAAPGAAARTPGTSSAPSVRVAHPLARSVPVGLRIPAIGVDTPVMRLGLAADGSVRVPPVEEHDRAGWYENSPTPGQTGPSVILAHVTVGTYGDGVFRHLDRLRRGDRIGARLENGTTAEFAVTEVTTVDKAEFPTEEVYGNVDRPELRLITCGGPRTGDGYRDNVIVFAALTPAGER encoded by the coding sequence ATGAGCCCGCTCTCCAGGCGCGCCCTGATCCTCTCGGCCCTGGCGGCGCCGCTGGTCGCGGGCTGTGCCGGCGACCCGGCCGACCCGGCTGCCCCGGGCGCCGCCGCACGTACGCCGGGCACCTCCTCGGCCCCCTCCGTCCGGGTGGCGCATCCCCTCGCGCGCTCGGTGCCGGTCGGGCTGCGGATTCCGGCCATCGGGGTCGACACCCCGGTCATGCGGCTGGGGCTGGCCGCCGACGGCAGCGTGCGGGTGCCTCCCGTCGAGGAGCACGACCGGGCGGGATGGTACGAGAACTCGCCGACACCGGGACAGACCGGACCGTCGGTGATCCTCGCCCATGTCACGGTCGGCACGTACGGGGACGGCGTCTTCCGGCACCTCGACCGGCTGCGCCGGGGCGACCGGATCGGGGCGCGTCTGGAGAACGGCACGACGGCCGAGTTCGCCGTCACCGAGGTGACGACCGTCGACAAGGCGGAGTTCCCGACCGAGGAGGTCTACGGGAACGTGGACCGCCCCGAACTGCGTCTCATCACGTGCGGCGGCCCGCGTACCGGCGACGGATACCGCGACAACGTGATCGTCTTCGCCGCCCTGACTCCCGCGGGAGAACGTTGA
- a CDS encoding oxidoreductase, protein MPNKANKVALVTGASSGIGESTALRLLKAGFIVYGAARRVDRMGALAAAGVRTLPLDVTDGMSAKSAIDRIIEDEGRIDVLVNNAGYGSYGALEDVPLDEARAQIDVNLFGLAHLTQLVLPHMRAQRSGTIVNISSMGGRFATPMGVWYHASKFAVEGLSDALRLELKRFGVDVVLIEPGSIHTEWGAIAADKLRAVSGHGPYAEQAEAMAKSLESSSREGARMTSPPSVIADAVAKAATARRPRIRYRVGFGAGPLILLSRLLPARAFDALIKRGSGVPA, encoded by the coding sequence ATGCCGAACAAGGCGAACAAGGTTGCGCTGGTCACAGGCGCCTCCTCCGGGATCGGTGAGTCCACCGCACTCCGGTTACTGAAGGCGGGATTCATCGTCTACGGCGCCGCGCGGCGCGTCGACCGCATGGGCGCGCTCGCCGCCGCGGGCGTACGCACACTGCCCCTGGACGTCACCGACGGCATGTCGGCGAAGTCCGCGATCGACAGGATCATCGAGGACGAGGGGCGTATCGACGTCCTGGTCAACAACGCCGGATACGGCTCCTACGGAGCTCTGGAGGACGTACCCCTGGACGAGGCCCGGGCCCAGATCGACGTCAACCTCTTCGGCCTGGCCCACCTCACCCAGCTCGTACTGCCCCACATGCGTGCCCAGCGCAGCGGCACGATCGTCAACATCAGCTCCATGGGCGGGCGCTTCGCCACCCCGATGGGTGTCTGGTACCACGCAAGCAAGTTCGCCGTGGAAGGGCTCAGCGACGCACTCCGGCTCGAACTGAAGCGGTTCGGCGTCGACGTCGTCCTCATCGAGCCCGGCTCGATCCACACCGAGTGGGGCGCCATCGCGGCCGACAAGCTGCGCGCCGTCTCCGGCCACGGCCCCTACGCCGAGCAGGCCGAGGCCATGGCCAAATCCCTGGAGAGCAGCTCCAGGGAGGGGGCTCGGATGACCTCTCCCCCTTCCGTGATCGCGGACGCGGTGGCCAAGGCCGCCACGGCCCGCCGCCCGCGCATCCGCTACCGCGTCGGCTTCGGCGCCGGCCCGCTGATTCTGCTCAGCCGGCTCCTGCCCGCCCGCGCCTTCGACGCACTCATCAAGCGCGGCTCCGGGGTACCGGCCTGA
- a CDS encoding TetR/AcrR family transcriptional regulator — MTTFQRARSEEQRLARRQTILRTAAAMLAEMPVSALSLNELSRRVGLAKSNVLRYFETREAVLLDLLDQSARDFLTEAGEQLRSLVDARDPLDVRTEAVASGLATSFAARPMLCELLSAQAGVLEHNISIEVATRYKEGARDSLLGLAELLRSLFPELDRPRSEQGANLIIVLICGLWTHTHPAPAVRAVYDADPRFAFMDSNFPDALHQTLHTLLTGLLVRS; from the coding sequence ATGACCACGTTCCAGCGGGCGAGGAGTGAGGAACAGCGCCTGGCGCGACGGCAGACCATCCTGCGGACAGCCGCGGCGATGCTCGCCGAGATGCCGGTCTCCGCACTGAGCCTCAATGAGCTGAGCCGCCGTGTCGGGCTCGCCAAGTCCAACGTGCTGCGCTACTTCGAGACGCGTGAGGCCGTGCTGCTCGACCTGCTCGACCAGAGCGCCCGTGACTTCCTGACAGAAGCGGGCGAACAACTTCGCTCACTGGTGGACGCGCGCGACCCTCTGGACGTCAGGACCGAAGCCGTGGCATCCGGGCTGGCCACGTCCTTCGCTGCCCGGCCGATGCTGTGCGAACTGCTCAGCGCGCAGGCCGGCGTACTGGAGCACAACATCTCCATCGAGGTCGCGACCCGATACAAGGAAGGCGCCCGCGACAGCCTGCTCGGACTGGCCGAGCTGCTGCGGAGTCTCTTTCCCGAGCTCGACCGACCGCGTTCCGAACAGGGCGCCAACCTGATCATCGTCTTGATCTGCGGCCTGTGGACCCACACACACCCCGCGCCCGCGGTGCGCGCCGTCTATGACGCCGACCCGCGCTTCGCGTTCATGGACTCGAACTTCCCGGACGCCCTGCACCAGACGTTGCACACACTGCTCACGGGTCTCCTCGTCCGTAGCTGA
- a CDS encoding Lrp/AsnC family transcriptional regulator encodes MHSEPVASRSAEHRDSRESRNGSTPHLDAVSLAIIQQLQEDGRRPYAAIGKAVGLSEAAVRQRVQKLLDQGVMQIVAVTDPLTVGFRRQAMVGINVEGDVESIAEALTDMAEVEYVVMTAGSYDILAEIVCEDDDHLLDVINKRIRALPGVRSTESFVYLKLKKQTYMWGTR; translated from the coding sequence GTGCACAGTGAGCCCGTGGCCAGTCGAAGCGCAGAGCACAGGGACTCCCGCGAGTCCAGGAACGGCAGCACCCCTCACCTGGATGCCGTCAGCCTCGCCATCATCCAGCAGCTCCAGGAGGACGGCCGTCGGCCGTACGCCGCGATCGGCAAGGCCGTCGGCCTCTCCGAGGCGGCCGTGCGCCAGCGCGTCCAGAAGCTGCTCGACCAGGGCGTGATGCAGATCGTCGCCGTCACGGACCCGCTGACCGTGGGCTTCCGCCGACAGGCGATGGTCGGGATCAACGTCGAGGGCGATGTCGAGTCCATAGCGGAAGCGCTGACGGACATGGCGGAAGTCGAGTACGTGGTGATGACCGCGGGCTCGTACGACATCCTCGCCGAGATCGTCTGCGAGGACGACGACCACCTGCTGGACGTCATCAACAAACGCATCCGTGCCCTGCCGGGCGTGCGCTCGACCGAGAGCTTCGTCTACCTGAAGCTGAAGAAGCAGACCTACATGTGGGGAACCCGATAA